From the Chrysiogenia bacterium genome, one window contains:
- a CDS encoding HAMP domain-containing histidine kinase, which translates to MYESVVSEAGFADRLPGPVRRVWDALGALPEGREPDERVFFVAARIRLFFSIFFGAFYWNHYFVAHADPFYRAEGLRLFYLIDTPLRLLWMGGAAWVLAFKPGRAWLGRLNYLAMSVEVLIVCNIVISTGSMSSAFLWAYPVVPIVNRIAFGRAAGIYSTSLSAVMMALGATLTIKGVLPEATWYADYSRATFANPDVYFMSVMLVFDALLLGPVLGEWAMHLAERREKELRAALEEIERKQRALVEAEALAAIGEFVRGAAHEIGNPLSSARSVIESAREELAADESADLPASARAELVEDLQMAGLAQQRVAGIVSILHELSVHTEVKPGRFELSRALAVGAAGVETRGELPGVVIDGNEGQLGDAIARIVENARQFGAGKVWIELALDEEGQARVRVCDDGPGFDEGALAHAAEPFFTTRKAERAHLGLGLFIARVIAGRMGGLLEVANGDAGGARVSIHLPAAAPAPESAS; encoded by the coding sequence ATGTACGAGTCAGTCGTGAGTGAGGCGGGCTTTGCTGATCGCTTGCCGGGTCCGGTCCGCCGCGTGTGGGATGCGCTTGGCGCCCTGCCCGAAGGGCGTGAGCCCGATGAACGGGTCTTCTTCGTTGCCGCGCGTATCCGCCTGTTCTTTTCGATCTTTTTCGGCGCCTTCTACTGGAATCACTATTTCGTTGCGCACGCCGATCCGTTCTACCGGGCCGAGGGGCTGCGCCTGTTCTATCTGATCGATACCCCGCTGCGACTTCTGTGGATGGGCGGTGCGGCCTGGGTGTTGGCATTCAAGCCCGGCCGGGCCTGGCTCGGGCGGCTCAACTACCTGGCCATGAGCGTCGAGGTGCTGATCGTCTGCAACATCGTGATCTCCACCGGATCGATGAGCAGCGCGTTCCTGTGGGCCTACCCGGTGGTGCCCATCGTCAACCGCATCGCATTCGGGCGTGCGGCGGGAATCTATTCCACTTCACTCTCGGCGGTGATGATGGCGCTGGGGGCCACGCTCACGATCAAGGGCGTGCTGCCCGAGGCCACCTGGTACGCTGACTACTCACGCGCGACCTTTGCCAATCCGGATGTCTATTTCATGTCGGTCATGCTCGTTTTCGATGCGCTGCTGCTCGGCCCCGTGCTGGGAGAGTGGGCGATGCACCTGGCCGAGCGGCGCGAGAAAGAGCTGCGTGCCGCGCTCGAAGAGATCGAGCGCAAGCAGCGCGCCCTGGTCGAGGCCGAAGCGCTCGCCGCCATCGGTGAGTTCGTGCGCGGCGCCGCCCATGAGATCGGCAATCCGCTCTCCAGCGCGCGCAGTGTGATCGAGAGTGCCCGCGAGGAGCTGGCCGCCGACGAGAGCGCTGATCTACCCGCCTCGGCCCGCGCCGAACTGGTCGAAGATCTGCAGATGGCGGGGCTCGCCCAGCAGCGCGTGGCGGGCATTGTCTCGATTCTGCACGAACTCTCGGTGCACACGGAGGTTAAGCCCGGGCGCTTCGAGCTGAGCCGCGCACTTGCCGTGGGCGCCGCGGGCGTGGAGACCCGCGGGGAGTTGCCGGGCGTCGTGATTGATGGCAATGAAGGACAGCTCGGCGATGCCATTGCGCGCATCGTCGAGAACGCGCGGCAGTTCGGTGCCGGTAAGGTCTGGATCGAACTGGCGCTTGATGAGGAAGGCCAGGCCCGCGTGCGCGTCTGCGATGACGGCCCGGGATTCGATGAGGGCGCGCTCGCCCATGCGGCCGAGCCCTTCTTCACGACCCGCAAGGCCGAGCGGGCGCACCTGGGGCTGGGGCTCTTTATCGCGCGCGTCATCGCGGGGCGCATGGGTGGTCTGCTCGAAGTCGCCAACGGTGATGCGGGCGGCGCGCGGGTGAGCATTCATCTGCCCGCGGCCGCGCCAGCGCCGGAGAGCGCAAGCTGA